The nucleotide sequence AACAGAAGAGAAAACAATCTAATAGGGAGTCTGCCAGAAGATCAAGATTACGCAAGCAGGTATAATTCTTGACTCCtatttctatctaaattttgTTTGTGATGTCCTATTGCATGGTATAATTCTGCCTGCTTTTGATCTAGTGGAGCACTCTAGGTGTATTTACAAGTATATATGCACCCACAAATGAATGCTTTTAAGGTGGAGGTCTGACTTCTGAAGAGCCTAATTGATGGTCCCTGCAGTCACTGGGGCAGCATCACTGGTTAGGTCCATAAACTTAAAGAGTATATAGGTCAAGGGTTGAGAGTCCCATTCCCGCTCGCTCAATTAGGGCCTCACCCACCCCCTTTTTCTCCTCCTTCCCCCCAACATGcacatacccaaaaaaaaaaaaacccctaccacaaaataaaaagatgcacgCATTCACTAAGGAAGAGAGGATTCTGACTAGAGTAAACTGGATATGGTCGAAAACTGTGcgcttctccctctctctctcaatgtTTAGGAGGCAGAACAGGTTTAGTAGTCATACTTGGTTGATTTTGTGATAGAcgcttatttatttgtttatcatTTTAATCAGGCGGAATGTGAAGAGCTACAAGCCAAGGTGGAGACATTGAACAATGACAATCACAACCTTAAAGATGAACTAAAGAGGCTTTCTGAGGAATGTGGGAAGCTTACTTCTGAAAACAATAGCATTAAGGTTCAGTATTGCTCCGCTCTTGCAATACGTTTTTCCGACTGGTTTTTTGCATGCTTACCCTGATATAGAAGTTGAAAAGCAACTTTAGCTACCTTGTTATGCTTCCCTGAAGTTTTTTGGTATCTGAGACTTAAAACCCTTCTCTTGACAAGCATGAATTTGTTGTTTCACAGGAAGAATTGGTGCGGCTGTGCGGACCAGAAGCACTAGAAAACCTTGAACAGAGCAATAATACATCGCTCGCCCAGTGCCGTGGTGGCGAGGGAAACAGTTAATAGGGAAACCTTTTAGAGATCACACAGCCAGCCAAAACTATGTGTTTTTCATTTCTAGACATTGACTGGCTTCGGTTGAGCATAGAATATTAATCTTCCTTACTGATCTATACCCTTAACCCTTATTTTGTAACTGTTAACATTTAGTTTCAAAAGTTTAACTCCGTTCAGGCCTCGAATCGATCGGAAGAACACCATTGTATGAAATTTCTATTGAGTACAGAAAAGTGATTGTCCAAAGATGTGAATTCAATGATTCACAGGCCTTagcacattttttttataacctttgccaaaacaaaaacaagccaCTTGGGATAACATTTTACACCATAAGTAACAGAGAGTTGAGCTTTGTGCAGAGACTTGCAGTCTTTTCTCACCTCTCCAGATACATTGTTTATGtgatttaaaccctaaattgcATTAAAGTAACAACATAGCTTGACTCACTATCATTTACACCGCCAAGCCGACGTGGCAACCAGGGCATGTTCGTGCCAACAAAGCACCAAATCAGCTTGTCTTTTTGCCACGTGGAAGCCTCCTACTTGTACCTTCCTCAGCAAACACTCCGCTTGAAATTCCGCGAACTGACTCAATTGCACCGGCTTCATTCCCGCTCCACAACACAACTCCCTCCACGACGACGCCACTCGCCTGCCAGCCGCTTCCACCGCCGCAAAAATTTTAGGTCGCAGTAAAAACATCTCTATCCTCCTCGCCCAATCACCCCCCGCAATAGCCGCGTCCAGGGATTCAAACATCACCGAGTAAAACCCGAGACTGTTGATAAAATTCCTCCAAAACGACGCCGCTCCTGATTCATTCCATACTTCATTGTCCACGAAAACCACGACGCTTGGTGACACGCGGCGGAGATCACTGAAAAAGCTAGCGAAATTTGTCGTCGTGCCGAGACGGCGGAAGATTGCCGGAGACAACAGAACCGCGATTCTCTCTCCGTCCATAAACTTGACTGCCTTGAAAGCTAACATTTCAAAAGTGCGGATAAGAACGAACTCAATTTGGAATCTGATTTTGAGTTCTTGAGCGAACTGAGTGAGATTTTCTCTGATCAATCTGGTTTCGATCGCGTACTCTTCGGCCACAACAGCAGTGATTCTAAGAACAGGAGCATTGATTTTGCAAGAGATTGCTTTCTCCGCAAGTTCTCTCATGAACGAAGCATACTGGCCGCCGAGTCCGATATCGAAATCAATGATGTGGATGAACGGTGGAGATCCTTCCATGGATTCGAGAAGTGCTTGATTGGCAGTAAAGTGAGTGAACATTGGAATCGGAGACAAAGACGAGAAGGCTTTGTAGGCTCTGATAGTTTGAACAATCTCGGGCCAGGAAGAGAGTCGGTTCGGGCGAATCGACCCGTTGAGAAGAGACTGAAGAGCTTCTTTGAAGAAAAACGCTGCTCTTTGAATTGGTTTCCCAACTGGTGCTCGTAACCGTTGATTGAGGCGGTCCAGTATCACCTGAGCCAGTTGTAACTCTTTCGAGTCGAAACAGTCAGCTGCTCTGTTAAGTTCTTGAATAAAATCAAGACCAATACTGCTCCAATTACTCGTAAGATTAAACGAGTTGGAGTTCAAATTATGAGACGGAATTGCATTTGAAAACACATCAGGGTTCAAAAATTGAGTAGGATCTAACTGTGCCAGCTGATTAAACCCAACCAACTCAGACAACTTATGTGTAATATTCTGATCATGAGAATCGCTGCCGGCAGTGGTGAATTGAGAATTAACAGTAGTGCTCGTCAAAGCAGGAACTACGGATTCGTCATGAAACTCAAAATCTTGCATAATAGAGTCCCAATCCAAATTCTGTAGCGCGTGATCCTCCCAATCCAAAGGAGGCGGATCATTAGGCTGTGACAGCTTGTCTGAAACCACCGGCTTCTCCGTTCCTGGACTAGGACTCTGATGCAGGTCAAGAACCGAGGTGGGTTCGTAGACAAAGTCTTGTGTGATAgtgttggtggtggtgttgtGGGAAATATTTGACTTGGGACTAGAAGGCTGATGATTGTTTTGTGAGGAAGAAACAGGGACTCTCATAGCTAGCACAGATTGTGCTAATATTGTAGCTTTGAGAGATTAGGAAGAAGGGAAGAGAGGGAGGGGGCTTTTGGTGGTTATGATTACTGGCTTTTTATCTTTGCGTGTGTGCATGGGAGTGATCGGGTGGGTGGGGAATAATAAATATGTGCGATATATGTGAATGTATTGCCATGACATGAACGACACGAGTCAGACTCAGACCATTCTTTTTTATCTCTTTCAATCTTCTTAGTCAAGCTTCGTCGCTTTCTAATTGCTTTCCATGATTCGCAGCTTCATTGCTAgtaaattcttcttttttctttctatcctACAGAAACGACAAAAGAAGTAGAATTGTGAGGGTTAAAGTTCCATTTATCTTGGTTGGTCCGCCACTCCCGTCTAGATATGTAGTCACATCAGTTTAGGGAAAGTGCCGGTATTCTAAAGCAGTTTTGAGACTAAAAGAGCTAAAACAGTAGAAAGTTTGAAACTTCAAAGTAGATAGCCCACCAAACATTTTTAACGGTTAGTAGAGTTTAGCTGAAGTGGTTGATAACTTGGCGAATATCGATGAGTTGAAAGTGTATGGACTCAGAAAATGCTAGATTCGATTCTCATTGAGAGTAATATTCTCATTATCACGAGTTGGGCTTAAACTTTCTGTGTGTACGAACCTGAAGACTCAAGTTTAAGTTCATATAAGTtgtttaaaaaacaaatttgtCTAGTGTACTTCCGATTTAgccatatatacaaaaaaaaatcataatagaAGAATGATTTTTCTGGTACAATCGCATCAAATCTCTGCATGCATTGCATGCACAGAGAGAATATGTATCTGTCTACCTATATAACTCTTTTGTgtatattttaaataaattccaAACATAAACTTCCTTCACACTTAAAAAGCCAATTAGAGGTAGTGAAGGCTGAAGACCCTCAAATGGATCCCACACATGGACCTTGATGGGCATGAAATGATTCACTGTAGGACCCACGCACTGGGACTCTTTTTGTcgggcatgcatgcatgcatacatgTAAACGAAAGTTGTGTTGTTGCTGTCAAATAGTCAGCGCGTAAAAACCACGCCCACGTAGGATTACCTTTGCCTTTGGACGCCAAAGGCGAATTAGAAGAGAATATGTTCTCATCGTGATTGTGCCATTTATGATTGGTTTTCTTTCCTAGTCAAGTCAATCACTAAAGTTGTTTCATTAGTCATTAAAAATTATCTTGGAGCATAAAAACTAAGAAAGTTTTGTATTATTAACCAATGATGAAtataatttttacaaaaatgttTGGTACCCAATTTCTTACCCACATCCATCTAGAAGTATTGACTATTTAGGAGGCTTTACGCTTGTGTTCATAATCAATGAATATCCTACGTGTAGTATTGGATATTTAGGAGGCTCCACGTCTGTGTTCATAatcaaatgaatattttatgtGTTACGTAGATTGAGGATTAAAATGGACAATTTTTTAGGTGCTTGTAGCATTGTTCATGTTTTCAAATCTTAAACAACTTCTACTCAAGCTTAGATTTGTTATATAAGGATATTTTGAATCTATTTTATGAACAAATGTAGTACAATAATTATATTTCTTCAATGTGCAAATAATTATGTTGTAATTATTCTGCTTTTTTATTTATAGttctttattatatatttagcGTCTTTagttttataaaattataacGTTGTACACACTTTAATAAGGGATCCAACGTTACAAATCTTAATGATTTGGCAATCTTTGCATTAACTTAAAGAACAATGATAATAACTTTTTCTTCCATACCTTTTCtcttaaaatatgaaaaaaaaaagagacgaaTAAACTAAATGTTTTCACACggttgtttaatttactaacatatatataatcccCGCAGTGTGATGGATCATTTTGGTATCTTATAAGTACATGATTACTGATTTAAATAATATAATGCACCTCATCATTTTTATTAAAGAATTTATAATAAAACTAGCATAAAAGGTTATTTGGAAATGTATTAGATTTCTCAATTAAAATCAGGGTCGTATATggtattaattaatttgtaaaaCCCagcatttattattaatttttctgaatttaataatttatgcttttgaagttttaatgtttttttgacTAATTACAAGATTAGTCATTTCAGCACATTAAGAATCCAAACCCATCTTACCtaaaagtgaaaataaaatgaatCCATGGTGTGTCTCGCCGAATATAATGTCCATACATAATCAAATACTTGACGTCACTTATGCAGAATATTACCTAAATTATTATAGAAATGAGCATATGCGATTCCACTAAATGTCGAGTCTGTTTGGCATGCTTGTTTCTCATGTATTTTCTAACAATTACAAAAAACACGTTTGATggttttcattttaaaaaacgCAGGAAACATAAAAGTAACAAAAATCACTCGAAAACACAAACGAAAAAATAAACGTTTTCTGTTTTTtcgttttttgaaaaatgaaaaccaaaaaacaaactAAACGATATATTCGAATATTTGCAAAACTCAAGTCAAAATTTCCAAGTTTAGGAGTATTTTCATGTGCATGTATTATAGTCAAATGCTTAGGTATTAAGGTTCTAATTGTGTACACGGGACACACGCGGTGGAAGATATATAGAAGCTTGTAGCACACAAAAGATGGAGTTGAGATTCCATATTTATGCAATAATTCATGCAAAGATATATGGCTTCCAGCCTTCCACTTCACTCGcccaaagggaaaaaagaaaaagaagaagaagaagaaaaggcaaaATAGTGGCGGATCTTCTTTCTTGTATACTAGTCCAATTACAAAGCAACCTCACAAAGGCTTTTCGCAAATTAACTTTCGAACAAGATCTGACAGTCAAATCCTACATACttaacatttattttttttagagtttttcACCCAGGTTCTAAAACAACTCGTCGCATTTAGGGAACACTCcaacaaattttttgttttgactcATGTTCATAGATTTGATAAAATTGTACGTTGACTCTCAATCTACTACAGCAACTCTCTGTCTTTTTGTTAATTTCCATAGAATAGGAACGGTAGAATTAGGCCATATATAGTGGTGTCTTTTATAGTTCTAGGATATAGATCGCGCACTCTCAAGCCGTTTGTCCGAACTCCGAAGTAAGGGGAAAAGAAGGAGAGAGAAGTATCACGGACCGGCCCATCAGAGAAAAGACTGTTTGGGCCAGAAAGTCCAACCCGTCTTCCCAACAAGCCCACCATAGCAACCAGGCCGAGATGAGAGAACAAACTGTTTGGGCCAGAGAGTCCAATCCATATTCCCAACAAGCCCACCATACAACCAGGCCGAGATTTAAGTCGACAATCACAAACCCAATGAATCGATCGCTCTTCCATTCACGAATGAATAATTCAAATGGATCTTAAACCGTTTTGTATTTTAGCGCGAAGAGTATCTTCGATCCTGCCACGTATTACATTAGCATACACGTGTCAACATACAGAGACACTTGGCCCCATCACCTTCTTCTTTATAGAGCTTCTCTTCCATGAACGAAAAACTTGCCTGAGCATTCAGAAATCACGATGTCGAACTAATCTACGATTTTGCCACTCTCAGTacttctcactctctctctctctcttctctttacTCTCTTTCCATGAGTTCCCTGTCGAGGCTTTGAAGGAGGATGTTCCAGGAGAGCAGCCCCAGGTGACGAGAGATCAAAGGACTTTTGTCACTGAAGATGGAGAAATCTCAGCCGTTGATATCTCTGTCGAGAACAGAGGACCATACCATCTACAGTTCATCACATTGGCCCCAAACTCCTTGCTTCTTCCTGTACTTCTTCATGCAGACATGGTCTTCTATGTTCAGAAAGGTCCTAATCCTAATCATTTTTCTACTTGACATTATGTTAGAATTAGTTTATACTACCGGTGACGTTTTTGGGTCCAGGAACTGGAAGGTTGAGTTGGGCAGATAACAATGAAATAAAGGCAGTGAACTTGAGAAGAGGAGATGTATATAGGCTGCCACCAGGGTCTGTTTTCTATGTTGAGAGCAGCTTGGGGACAGAGCGTGCGAAGCTTAGAATCCATGCCATCTTTTCCAATACAGAGGAGGGCACATATATATGAGCTTCTTCGAACCCTGTACGAGTTTCATAGGACAGTTAGTTTATATATACAATTTTGTCTCTGAATCAATATTGCAATTCTTGTAGGATGCTTCTGTTGGGGCATTCTCCAGCATCAGCGACCTGGTTCTTGGATTTGACACCAAAGTACTTCAAGCAGCCTTCAGGGTATCAGTCATATACACTTCTTGTTGTCGATAGAGTAACTCTGTTTTGAAAGATGTTTCTAATACATACGAAAGCTTGGTTTTCGAAGGTTCCTGGAGATGTTTTAGCGGAAATAACAAGCGCGAAAAGGCCACCGGCTATAGTACACGCAATGCCAAGGAAGAAAAAGACATTCCGGGAGTCGGAAGCTCAGTTTTTGTTAAGACCCTTCTTAGGTGGTCAAGGTGGTATGCCCTATATGGTTAAcggcaaaaagaagaaaagcaagacaTTCAACATTTTTGATTCTGAAAAGGATGTTGATAACTGTAATGGGTGGAGCCTTACTGTGAACAGACCAGACTTGCATACACTGGAAGGCTCTAACATTGGCATTTTCATGGTGAACTTGACAAAGGTCAGTCTGAGCTAGCAACAGTGCAACACAAATCAATACTACTAGCATTATAGTTGTTCGTGTGCGTATTGATGTGTTTTGTTTTCACCTTTGTTATTCACAAGGGGTCGATGATGGGGCCACACTGGAATCCAACGGCTACAGAGGTGGCAATAGTGCTACAAGGTCAAGGGATGGTTAGAGTGGTTTGTTCAAGCACTGCAATGGAATCAGAGTGCAAAAATATGAGGTTTAGGGTCAAGCAAGGAGATGTCTTTGCAATACCGAGGTTCCATCCGATGGCTCAGATATCTTTTATCAATGATTCAATTGTTTTCATGGGGTTCAGCACCTCAAAATGGAGAAACTATCCTCAATTACTAGCAGGGAAGAGTTCAGTCCCACAAACTTTGGACGAAGAGGTCTTGGCTGTCTCTTTCAATGTCGGTAACACTACAATCCATCAGCTTTTGGCCTCgcaa is from Tripterygium wilfordii isolate XIE 37 chromosome 14, ASM1340144v1, whole genome shotgun sequence and encodes:
- the LOC120015131 gene encoding scarecrow-like protein 15 is translated as MRVPVSSSQNNHQPSSPKSNISHNTTTNTITQDFVYEPTSVLDLHQSPSPGTEKPVVSDKLSQPNDPPPLDWEDHALQNLDWDSIMQDFEFHDESVVPALTSTTVNSQFTTAGSDSHDQNITHKLSELVGFNQLAQLDPTQFLNPDVFSNAIPSHNLNSNSFNLTSNWSSIGLDFIQELNRAADCFDSKELQLAQVILDRLNQRLRAPVGKPIQRAAFFFKEALQSLLNGSIRPNRLSSWPEIVQTIRAYKAFSSLSPIPMFTHFTANQALLESMEGSPPFIHIIDFDIGLGGQYASFMRELAEKAISCKINAPVLRITAVVAEEYAIETRLIRENLTQFAQELKIRFQIEFVLIRTFEMLAFKAVKFMDGERIAVLLSPAIFRRLGTTTNFASFFSDLRRVSPSVVVFVDNEVWNESGAASFWRNFINSLGFYSVMFESLDAAIAGGDWARRIEMFLLRPKIFAAVEAAGRRVASSWRELCCGAGMKPVQLSQFAEFQAECLLRKVQVGGFHVAKRQADLVLCWHEHALVATSAWRCK